The sequence TGGACCGGCATAAATAGGGATGTTAGGAAGTTGTTGAAGGAGATAAGGGATACCACCGATGTGATCTTCGTGACCGTGAGTGATAAATAGACCCTTGATCTTATCCTTATTTTCTACTAAGTAGCTGTAATCAGAAATGACATAGTCAATTCCGAGGAGTTCGTCTTCTGGAAACTTAATTCCGGCATCAATTACGATCAATTCGTCTTGATATTGAACTCCGTACATATTTTTACCGATTTCGCCAAGGCCCCCGATGGCAAAAACGGCAACTTCATTATTTTTAACTTTAAAGGACATTAACTAAAACTCCGTTAATTTAAAGTCAGGGCTCTTTTTCTCATATTCGAGATGTTTTTCATCGAGCTCCTGAATAAATTCGATGTCATAGTCAGTATTGTCCTCTACTGCTTGACGTACTTCGATACTTGAAGCAGCGTCCATATAGAGTGAATGTGTAAATTCACGACGGGGGTTATCTAGTTCACTTG comes from Companilactobacillus pabuli and encodes:
- a CDS encoding DNA-directed RNA polymerase subunit epsilon — encoded protein: MIYKVLYQTSELDNPRREFTHSLYMDAASSIEVRQAVEDNTDYDIEFIQELDEKHLEYEKKSPDFKLTEF